The Halomicronema hongdechloris C2206 genome includes a window with the following:
- a CDS encoding alpha/beta hydrolase, giving the protein MTVQLLRLSSSRLYSVLRSGLVALVVCGQGILAGPALAAEQIEFRVGPLRHTVKIEDLEEFAATGQIPPRLRVFEPLLTDQTREMLNSHVALDPEVSDRILDDVLQSSNGQHLLDTLAAVAPNLSVQELKAAIQLAALQTPGLSLLGILRAIPQDTLQVNGTALIGLISQLNFSRLEGEALGRVLEQELAVSTPLDESLHLVDPTQPGPEEIRVWELRLNDRSRDRRIPIDIYWSRQTQGPLVVMSHGFGADRYFLAYLARHLASHGLTVVSVEHPGSNVAALADIPLDLRAGREPSRILPADEFLERPRDISFVLDRLAQLNDSSFALRDRLNTDQVTLIGHSLGGYTGLALAGAPLDVRSLRRSCADLDPIGLSPAAWLQCAAANLALQPPSLRDERITQVMAMNPLTGDLFSAQGLSQIKVPVLLLAGTQDSVTPIIDQQLRPFHQLTGPKYLVTVVGGTHLSVGDPDNINPELQEIPFMPELRGETTARLRQFLQGLSLSFVMQQGELAEQYTIFLTPEYAQSFSTPELSLRLSQSLPESLTRWLNLNQQAWIKRDRMPGYLVSFLHLEAIDMHRRLQQLQQQMIAYLRTSPPALTVVPLPSLQPQPWLQATTHGSDHLAE; this is encoded by the coding sequence ATGACTGTCCAGCTGCTTCGTTTATCGTCTAGCCGCCTTTATTCTGTCCTGCGTTCTGGGCTAGTTGCCCTGGTGGTTTGTGGGCAGGGGATCTTGGCTGGGCCTGCTCTAGCTGCAGAGCAGATTGAGTTTCGCGTCGGTCCGCTGCGCCATACCGTTAAAATCGAGGATTTAGAGGAGTTCGCCGCAACGGGACAGATTCCCCCCAGATTACGGGTGTTTGAGCCCCTGCTGACGGATCAAACCAGAGAAATGCTCAACAGTCATGTGGCCCTAGACCCGGAGGTGAGCGATCGCATCTTAGATGATGTCTTGCAGTCCTCCAACGGTCAACACTTACTCGATACCCTGGCGGCGGTGGCCCCTAATCTCTCGGTGCAGGAGCTCAAGGCGGCGATCCAATTGGCTGCCCTGCAAACCCCGGGACTGAGTCTGCTAGGCATCTTACGAGCAATTCCCCAAGATACCTTACAGGTTAATGGAACTGCCCTGATCGGCCTCATTTCCCAACTCAACTTTTCCCGTCTAGAGGGAGAGGCCCTAGGGCGAGTCTTAGAGCAAGAGTTGGCCGTATCGACCCCACTAGACGAATCGCTTCATCTAGTGGATCCCACGCAACCAGGCCCAGAGGAGATCAGGGTTTGGGAACTACGGCTCAACGATCGCAGCCGAGATCGTCGCATCCCTATTGATATCTATTGGAGCCGCCAAACCCAGGGACCGTTGGTGGTCATGTCCCACGGCTTTGGGGCCGATCGCTATTTTCTAGCCTATTTGGCTCGCCACCTAGCTTCCCACGGTCTCACGGTGGTGTCGGTGGAACATCCCGGCAGCAATGTGGCGGCCCTGGCCGACATTCCCCTCGACCTACGAGCCGGTCGAGAACCCAGCCGGATTCTGCCGGCCGATGAGTTTCTAGAGCGCCCGCGGGACATCAGCTTCGTGCTAGATCGCCTGGCCCAGCTGAATGACTCGTCCTTTGCCTTGCGCGATCGCTTGAACACAGACCAGGTCACTCTGATTGGTCACTCCCTGGGAGGCTATACGGGGTTGGCTCTGGCTGGGGCCCCGTTGGATGTGCGATCGCTACGCCGTAGCTGCGCCGATTTAGACCCCATTGGCCTTTCCCCAGCCGCCTGGCTCCAGTGTGCTGCCGCCAATCTAGCTTTGCAGCCTCCCTCCTTGAGAGATGAGCGCATCACCCAAGTCATGGCCATGAACCCCTTAACTGGCGACTTGTTTAGCGCTCAAGGCTTAAGTCAAATCAAGGTTCCGGTACTACTCCTGGCCGGCACCCAAGACAGCGTCACTCCCATCATCGATCAGCAGTTACGGCCCTTTCACCAGTTGACTGGCCCTAAGTATCTCGTCACGGTAGTCGGAGGCACCCATCTGAGCGTTGGCGATCCGGACAATATCAACCCAGAATTACAGGAAATTCCCTTCATGCCTGAGTTGAGAGGGGAAACCACCGCCCGCCTACGACAATTTTTGCAGGGGCTCAGCCTTAGCTTTGTGATGCAACAAGGAGAATTGGCTGAGCAATACACCATTTTCCTCACCCCCGAGTATGCCCAGAGCTTTTCAACCCCAGAGCTGAGCCTGCGGTTAAGCCAATCGCTTCCAGAGAGCCTAACCCGCTGGCTCAATCTCAACCAACAAGCTTGGATCAAACGCGATCGCATGCCAGGCTATCTGGTGTCATTTTTGCACCTAGAAGCCATTGATATGCACCGTCGCCTGCAGCAGCTTCAACAGCAGATGATTGCCTATCTGCGCACCAGCCCACCGGCGCTGACAGTTGTGCCCTTACCATCCCTGCAGCCTCAGCCTTGGTTACAGGCGACTACTCATGGGTCAGACCATCTGGCAGAATAG
- the ilvD gene encoding dihydroxy-acid dehydratase, giving the protein MPDNRRSQIVTQGVQRTPNRAMLRAVGFGDDDFTKPIIGVANGFSTITPCNMGLGQLAQRAETGIHQAGAMPQMFGTITISDGISMGTEGMKYSLVSREVIADSIETVCNGQSMDGVIAIGGCDKNMPGAMIAIARLNIPAIFVYGGTIKPGHYDGEDLTVVSAFEAVGQYSAGKINDERLLAVERHACPGVGSCGGMFTANTMSSAFEAMGMSLIYSSTMAAEDAEKADSTAKSAAVLVEAVHKQILPSHILTREAFENAIAVIMAVGGSTNSVLHLLAIANTIGVELSIDDFERIRRRVPVFCNLKPSGRYVATDFHQAGGVPQVMKMLLVNGLLHGEALTITGQTVAELLADIPAEPRPDQDVIRPFDDPLYAQGHLGILKGNLAVEGAVAKLTGIKHRKITGPARVFESEEDCLRAILDKQIQAGDVIVVRYEGPKGGPGMREMLAPTSAIIGAGLGDSVGLITDGRFSGGTYGMVVGHVAPEAAVGGAIALVQEGDPITIDADANLLQLEASEEELERRRSAWQPRPPHYRRGVLGKYAKLVSSSSQGAVTDRGLF; this is encoded by the coding sequence ATGCCGGATAACCGCAGAAGCCAAATCGTCACCCAAGGAGTCCAACGAACGCCTAATCGAGCCATGCTCCGGGCGGTAGGCTTTGGTGATGATGACTTTACTAAGCCCATCATTGGCGTGGCTAATGGCTTCAGCACCATTACCCCCTGCAACATGGGGTTAGGGCAGTTAGCCCAGCGCGCCGAAACGGGGATTCATCAGGCTGGTGCCATGCCCCAGATGTTCGGCACTATCACGATTAGTGACGGGATTTCCATGGGCACTGAGGGAATGAAATATTCTTTGGTGTCCCGAGAGGTGATTGCCGACTCCATTGAGACCGTATGCAATGGCCAAAGCATGGATGGGGTCATTGCCATTGGTGGCTGTGACAAAAATATGCCAGGGGCAATGATTGCCATCGCTCGCCTCAACATCCCGGCGATTTTTGTCTACGGCGGCACCATCAAGCCGGGGCATTACGATGGCGAAGATTTGACGGTAGTCAGTGCCTTTGAGGCGGTGGGCCAATATAGTGCTGGCAAGATCAATGACGAGCGACTGCTGGCGGTGGAGCGCCATGCCTGCCCTGGCGTTGGGTCTTGCGGTGGCATGTTTACGGCTAATACCATGTCATCTGCCTTCGAGGCCATGGGGATGAGTCTGATATATTCCTCCACCATGGCAGCTGAAGATGCTGAAAAAGCAGATAGTACGGCTAAGTCAGCGGCGGTACTGGTAGAGGCTGTCCACAAACAAATTCTGCCCAGCCATATTCTCACCCGAGAGGCGTTTGAAAATGCTATCGCCGTCATTATGGCCGTTGGCGGCTCCACCAACTCGGTGTTGCATCTGCTGGCCATAGCCAACACCATCGGCGTAGAGTTGAGCATCGATGACTTTGAGCGTATTCGCCGTCGGGTGCCTGTGTTCTGTAATCTGAAACCTTCTGGTCGATACGTCGCCACAGACTTTCACCAAGCTGGGGGAGTCCCTCAGGTGATGAAAATGCTGTTGGTGAATGGGCTGCTCCATGGCGAGGCGCTGACGATCACCGGTCAGACTGTGGCGGAATTACTGGCGGATATTCCGGCAGAACCTCGTCCAGATCAGGATGTGATTCGTCCCTTTGATGACCCGCTTTATGCCCAGGGACACCTGGGCATTCTCAAGGGTAATCTGGCGGTTGAGGGGGCAGTAGCTAAGTTAACCGGCATTAAGCATCGCAAAATCACTGGGCCAGCCCGGGTGTTTGAGTCTGAAGAGGATTGCCTGCGGGCAATTTTGGACAAGCAGATTCAGGCGGGAGATGTGATTGTGGTGCGCTATGAAGGGCCCAAGGGCGGCCCTGGCATGCGAGAGATGCTGGCCCCTACCTCGGCCATCATTGGCGCTGGGCTAGGCGATTCGGTGGGGCTGATTACCGATGGTCGATTTTCGGGGGGAACCTATGGCATGGTCGTCGGCCATGTGGCTCCAGAGGCTGCTGTAGGAGGTGCGATCGCGTTGGTACAAGAGGGGGACCCGATCACCATTGACGCCGATGCCAATCTATTGCAATTAGAGGCATCAGAGGAAGAGCTTGAGCGCCGCCGCTCGGCTTGGCAACCTCGTCCTCCCCATTACCGCCGGGGAGTGCTGGGTAAGTATGCCAAGTTAGTATCGTCTAGCAGTCAGGGCGCTGTGACCGATAGGGGGCTATTCTAG
- a CDS encoding pentapeptide repeat-containing protein, whose product MNADELLKRYAAGERDFRAAQLAKVNLANCDLSEANLRRANLRQANLRGAILTGVNLREAALTEANLNQAHLVLANLIGADLTDATMLEANLTDAGMRSVILTRANLSHSVLEEANLNEANFDRAVLQLANLTNASLTRAKMLSADLSQAKLDGANLTSAIMNGAILSGASLTNVSLSGASLEGADLRQADLSRARMNGASLVNVSLIAANLRGANLNWCSLRGANLHGATLYRTKLFWSNLSGADLSEAVMINAKLDYTNLRHADLTGAILPDGLTHE is encoded by the coding sequence ATGAATGCGGATGAACTGCTGAAACGTTATGCAGCAGGAGAGAGAGACTTTCGTGCTGCTCAATTGGCAAAGGTGAATTTAGCCAATTGCGATCTAAGCGAAGCTAATCTGAGGCGGGCTAACTTGCGCCAAGCTAATTTGCGAGGTGCCATTTTGACTGGCGTTAACTTGCGGGAAGCTGCGCTCACGGAAGCGAATCTAAACCAGGCTCACTTGGTATTAGCTAATTTGATCGGAGCCGATCTCACCGATGCCACCATGCTCGAGGCCAATCTCACCGATGCTGGCATGCGCAGTGTCATCCTCACCCGGGCAAATCTGAGCCACTCGGTGTTGGAAGAAGCCAACTTGAATGAAGCCAACTTCGATAGGGCTGTCCTGCAACTAGCCAATCTCACCAATGCCAGTCTGACGCGGGCCAAAATGCTGAGCGCCGATCTCAGTCAGGCCAAGTTAGATGGTGCGAATCTCACCAGCGCCATCATGAATGGCGCTATCTTATCGGGGGCAAGCCTAACGAATGTCTCCCTAAGCGGCGCTAGCTTAGAGGGGGCTGACTTACGCCAGGCCGATCTAAGCCGAGCTCGGATGAATGGGGCAAGCTTGGTGAATGTCAGCCTCATCGCCGCGAATCTGCGGGGGGCTAATTTAAATTGGTGCTCGCTGCGGGGGGCTAATTTGCACGGAGCCACGCTCTATCGCACCAAGCTGTTTTGGTCGAACCTGAGTGGGGCGGATTTGTCCGAAGCTGTCATGATCAATGCCAAGCTTGATTACACGAATTTAAGGCATGCTGACCTAACCGGCGCTATTCTGCCAGATGGTCTGACCCATGAGTAG
- a CDS encoding SLOG cluster 4 domain-containing protein, whose protein sequence is MPKTIVGIMGPGDGATAIEMETAYALGQQIAHQGWVVLTGGRNVGVMDAASRGAKSAGGLTIGILPTANASQQSSAIDIAILSDLGNARNNLNVLSSHVVVACGLGVGTTSEIALAIKAHRPVVMLQSSANSYRFFQRLTSQTIGWATTVDQAVEQIRARLYEPS, encoded by the coding sequence ATGCCCAAAACGATTGTCGGTATCATGGGACCAGGGGATGGCGCAACGGCCATTGAGATGGAAACAGCCTATGCTCTAGGCCAACAAATTGCCCACCAGGGTTGGGTGGTGCTTACTGGAGGACGCAATGTAGGCGTCATGGATGCCGCCAGCCGAGGGGCTAAATCGGCAGGTGGGCTAACCATAGGCATTTTGCCCACAGCCAACGCCAGCCAGCAATCAAGTGCCATTGATATTGCTATCCTGAGCGATTTAGGCAACGCCCGCAATAATCTCAATGTGCTCTCCAGCCATGTAGTCGTCGCCTGCGGCTTAGGCGTCGGCACTACCTCAGAAATTGCCCTGGCCATTAAGGCCCATCGACCGGTGGTGATGCTCCAGAGTAGTGCTAATAGCTACCGTTTCTTTCAGCGGCTTACTTCCCAAACCATTGGCTGGGCTACCACGGTTGATCAGGCTGTGGAGCAGATTCGAGCTCGGCTATACGAGCCCAGTTAG
- a CDS encoding RNA recognition motif domain-containing protein, whose protein sequence is MSIYVGNVSYDATEEQITQLFSEYGTVSRVSIPTDRETGRSRGFVFVDMESVTEESAAIDALNGIEWLGRSLKVNQARPRS, encoded by the coding sequence ATGTCTATTTATGTTGGCAATGTGTCCTATGACGCTACGGAGGAGCAGATCACTCAACTATTTTCTGAGTACGGTACTGTCAGTCGGGTCAGTATCCCCACGGATCGGGAGACGGGACGCTCTCGAGGATTTGTCTTTGTGGACATGGAGTCCGTCACTGAAGAGTCGGCGGCCATTGATGCCTTGAATGGGATTGAATGGCTGGGGCGTAGTCTCAAGGTGAATCAGGCCAGACCCCGATCCTAG